One genomic window of Branchiostoma floridae strain S238N-H82 chromosome 4, Bfl_VNyyK, whole genome shotgun sequence includes the following:
- the LOC118414203 gene encoding uncharacterized protein LOC118414203, whose protein sequence is MRCLLSVVITLLGVAMATSARLDAGKDATSDLLQLLEELKQEIDTSLLSRRNNGHKPTSCSEEKSLRPDANDGEYTLYPFSTDRDVALRVYCHDMASLKPKEFLTLPSGPDENYAIFFGDRLVDASLWQCTGPFQDQWDKHGTTKFSKLRIQFDTSKVEVIGDDYTFAQTTGPNDVAYGQAGDCYSAKRGCAKGTFKVDLTGTGLALAPEVHWVMARYWPNYLNINDMLVSEDRKVASGRCGGWCGRCWPEGRKIYLTPSQVLDCPPGYTRHIRHCYKAYGLKNSFSDAEKTCEDYGGTLAMPRDIRTQEFLRNLRNQVDTTAWFWLGFHDQFQEGDWVYMDGTSLGNYQPWYPGEPNSLDHNENCGMMFEEAKGGRWNDVDCSREQMFICQTSSGGST, encoded by the exons ATGAGGTGCCTCCTGTCTGTAGTCATCACGTTGCTAGGCGTGGCCATGGCGACGTCTGCTCGTCTGGATGCTGGAAAAGACG CTACATCGGACCTCCTTCAGTTGCTTGAGGAGTTGAAGCAGGAGATTGATACTAGCCTACTCAGTCGAAGGAACAACG GCCACAAGCCTACATCGTGCTCTGAAGAAAAGTCTCTACGCCCCGATGCCAACGACGGCGAGTACACACTCTACCCTTTTTCAACGGACAGAGATGTAGCCCTCCGCGTCTATTGCCATGACATGGCATCGTTGAAACCCAAAGAGTTCCTGACTCTACCATCCGGTCCTGATGAGAACTATGCCATTTTCTTTGGCGATCGACTGGTCGACGCAAGTCTATGGCAATGCACCGGCCCATTTcag GACCAATGGGACAAACACGGGACGACGAAGTTCAGCAAGCTCAGAATCCAGTTTGATACGTCCAAGGTCGAGGTTATCGGAGATGACTACACCTTTGCTCAAACCACAG GGCCCAATGATGTTGCTTACGGGCAAGCAGGCGACTGTTATTCAGCGAAACGGGGATGTGCGAAGGGAACGTTCAAAGTGGATCTGACTGGGACGGGACTTGCGCTGGCACCAGAGGTCCACTGGGTCATGGCAAGGTATTGGCCAAACTATCTGAACATCAACGACATGCTTGTCTCGGAGGATAGAAAG gttgCCTCTGGCCGATGTGGTGGATGGTGTGGTCGCTGCTGGCCCGAAGGAAGGAAAATATATCTGACACCCTCACAAG TTTTAGACTGTCCTCCAGGATACACTCGGCATATCAGGCACTGCTACAAGGCGTATGGCCTTAAGAACTCATTTAGTGACGCTGAAAAAACATGTGAGGATTACGGCGGTACATTGGCCATGCCTCGGGACATAAGGACTCAGGAGTTCCTGAGGAATCTGAGGAACCAAGTTGACACGACTGCATGGTTCTGGCTTGGGTTTCATGATCAGTTTCAGGAGGGAGACTGGGTGTACATGGATGGGACATCACTTGGAAACTACCAGCCTTGGTACCCGGGGGAACCAAACAGCCTGGACCACAACGAAAACTGCGGTATGATGTTTGAAGAAGCAAAAGGCGGCAGGTGGAATGACGTAGACTGCTCCAGGGAACAGATGTTCATCTGCCAGACATCTTCAGGAG GATCCACATAG